GAGCAATCATATATTGTTGGGGAATCCGTGTGGGATGATGAGGACGGTATTACACCGATGGAAGTGTACGCTTCTTATGATCCTGAAATAGGTTTAGAGCACGAAGACGATTATAAACCTATTGGAGAGGTAAAGCCTTTATTAGAGTGATAAGGAAAGCCTTTCTGGAAGGCTTACGGAAAGGGTATAAGAAAGCCTTTGCTAATGGGTTTAGCAAAGGCTTTCTTGTATTATCCAACCCATGATGCAAAATTATTAAACCCGTCGTCACTCGTCCAATTGTAAACTTTGTGGCCTATTTCAGTAAGAGAACGAACTTTGCCTTTATGGTTTACCCATGGGGTGTTTAATGAATATCCTGGATAGTCTGAAAAATAATGCCATTTATTTTTTTCTAAAAAAACAGGACTAACTTTTTTCCCATCTTCAGAGCTATATAACCCTAAATTGTTGAATGGATTTGGCCCTAAATTTTTAACTCTTTGGTGTTTGTCTTTGATATTGTTAATATGAACGCCAAACAGGGCGTTACCTGAATATATGCTATGAAATATTTCATAACGAACCCAGTTTCGCGCGTAGGTCTGGTCTCCAATAAGAACACAGCTTGTAGAGGTTCCCTTAATTGCACCATTTATGAGTCTTTTTAGGGCAATCTTACTTTCTTTTTTTGCTTTTTCCCAAACCGATGCATCGAAAAAACCTGCTGAGTCTCTGTTTGGCTTAGTTAACCAATGGTTTCGTACAACATTAGCTCTAAAGTCTATTACATCTTGATAGTGAAAGCTGAAAAAAACACGTTTAGACATTGTTACTCCTTAAATGGTTTCACTGAATCTAATAAAGAACATGATTAAACCTGATAGTATAAGTAAACCAAAATAAATTGGACACACTGACCATGATGCGAATGCTTTGCATAGAGCATTGAATTGTTTGTAATCCTTTGGTGGGGTAATAATAAAAAGGTCTGTTTTTATAACTTTTTTTGCGTGAAGTTTTTCAACGAAATTATTGTAAGTTTTTACAAATCCTTTTTCTAAAGATAGGTATCGTGCATCAAGAAATGCTAGTAATATTATTGGGATAGTTGCAATCCACAGTCCTTCGGGTGTGTTAGCTGCATAAGCAACAGCCCCAACCGTTGAAACAAGAGTCGTGCACAATGCTTTGCAATTAGCACTGTTGCTTGCCATTCGCGAAATAACACCTTGTAACATATTCATATGAGTATGTGCTTCAGGGGAGCTATAGCAAATTGGTTTATCCATTATCTGTCTCCATTTGTTATATTGAAAATTAAAAGATTCTTCTCACGTGCCAAAATAATAGTCAAATTTTATTC
This sequence is a window from Desulfovibrio sp. UCD-KL4C. Protein-coding genes within it:
- a CDS encoding TIR domain-containing protein; protein product: MSKRVFFSFHYQDVIDFRANVVRNHWLTKPNRDSAGFFDASVWEKAKKESKIALKRLINGAIKGTSTSCVLIGDQTYARNWVRYEIFHSIYSGNALFGVHINNIKDKHQRVKNLGPNPFNNLGLYSSEDGKKVSPVFLEKNKWHYFSDYPGYSLNTPWVNHKGKVRSLTEIGHKVYNWTSDDGFNNFASWVG